The Primulina tabacum isolate GXHZ01 chromosome 1, ASM2559414v2, whole genome shotgun sequence genome contains the following window.
TAGAAAgcaatattaaaaaataaaaaatcatgggTTGTTCTCAAAAGGTTAAAATTCAATCAACTTACTGTTTGAGCAATTGGATTTTGAGCGTGAATTTTCTTGGTTATAAATTTGTACTtctacacaattttttttttttttggaaaatattatAATAGGAAATAAAGAAGAAGGTATTTTAGACAAACTAATTTTGTGACCAAAGTAACTGTAAAAAAcacatcaaaaaataaaaagttgACAACTGAATACGcgcaattatttgattttatgtTAGGTATTTGGTATAAAGTTACGTGTGGCGTTTTagagttttaatttaaaatgtaatatttgaacaatgaaataataatcCGAGAAGAGTGAAATGGGAACGCTGTATACAAAATAAAACAGAAATGTTTTCGTTAAGtttagattaaaaaaaatttgatgcaTTTTCAGATTGTGCTATTTTAGTTGTGAGCAAGTAACAAAAATGTCAACAATATTTGATTAATGGCAATGCTAGCTAGCTCCAACATTGCGATACAAATCttattcattatttttatttcgCATGCAGCTGATGGAATTGGGTTCTCTGCGCTCCACACCTAATTAATGTCCGCCGCCAACTGGTCACGAGCAAAGCTCCCTCCGACCCCAATGTCTTCACTTTGATCCCCTCCTTAGTTTatctatcaaatgatctctgatTGATGGATCTACCTGCATCATCAATAATTTACTTGGTAAATAAGAAAACAAGGCAAGCAGAAAAGGAAGAGATCGTGTTCGTTTTTTTCtgatggtttaccttttctagAAAGGCATCAAGACTTTGAGGTAGCGCCGATAAATCCTGTGGAGAATTGCTGATGTCGAGCAGTTGAAGCAAATGTTTTTGTATGCGCAAGTCATGCAGCTTTCCTTCGTAGTTTCTGGAGTCATCTTTCCAGGAGAAAAAAGCTTCATCATCCTTCCAAGAAGGTTTATCTTTGTTCTTTACAGTCTTTGAGTTCAAGAACCAACTTTTGATCATGTCCCTTGCAGATTTATACTTTATGTGGTTACCAGCAGCATCCATCACATTCTTGATCATATCATTTTCAGTCGTTCTCCTACGCAATCTCTTATAGAAATAGGATCGAGAATTCGTCCATTCAACAACTTCTCTGATAGCCCCAACATTGGCAAGTGTCGCTGCTGTATCATGAAGATCTGCAAACTTTAAAGCTACCTGAGTGTAAACTGACAAAAGTTCATTCTCGCGGGATTTTATTTGCTTTTGTAGATCTTCCTTGGTTTCACGTGTTCCAGAGCTTCCGTCTTCCAAACACTTCAACTTCAGATTCATTAGCTTATGATCAAGCCTTCCCATGCATTCTAAAAGATCCCTAGTTCGAAACTTGATCTCAATCATACCTTCTGGCTCAAGGATATTTCCTTTAGCCGTCCCGTCAGCATATGTTTCGACATGGTCTGGATTAACATTTCTGTCAACGGTCACCCATGCTCCACCCCGAAGCTCGCCCGTTATAGGAATATAGACGAAAATGGGTTGTCGGTAATTCCGAAGGTTCTCCACTATTTCTGATCCAGTCTGGATGATACCTTCAAAGAGATCCTTTTGTCCACCTGAGAAGCCTCTCCAATTGGCGAGCATGAAGAGTGGCAGCCCTTCATGATTGAAGTCCAATATTGCTTGAGCAGCCTTAGTGGAAGAATCAGGATGCCACAACTGCCCTGCTTGTGGGATGACCCTTTCACAAGAATCTAGCTGTCCAGGATCCGCCGGAATTACTAGCATCTGAGTTAGAGTCTCGGCAGCAATAATTCCTACAGGTATTCCACCAAGTTTACCACGACCGGTCACGACAGTTCTTGCCCAACCCTCCTGTGTCTCAATGAAGCTATCCTTGTCGAATATGCCTCCGAGCCATTTCCCATTAGCATCCATAGTACCGCATATCGCTGAAGTGGGATCGCATGAGGTCTCTGGAAGATATTCAACAGGTCTCTCAGGAGGATCCGAGGAAGTCAGACTGGGGAGTGGACCACCAGAGTATGGTGGAACGAAGCTTAACCACTTCAAAATTGCTGATACACCCTCGACATCATCAGAAACTGTGAGATGAACAACTCCATTTGTCGACATAATTTTAGGTCCTCCAAGTTGCATGTTTGAGCTATATACTTCCCGTTTCAGAAGCTTGTTCAGTGCAGAGAAACCAGTCAGAATGATCGGTTTATCGTTCCTTTGAATACACCGTATACCAAAACGAGCAAGATAAGCACCTATCCCAACAGTTGTACCAGTCACATAGGTCAAGGTAAATGTCTCTTCATATGCCTTCAAATACGCACGGGCAATAGCTCCAGTGCCATTTATGACATCAGCAATTAGATTGCCTTCCTTCATCATAGCATCTGAATCAACTTTACCTAGAATAGTCTCTATTACCCATCGGATTTCTCCATTTGGGAGCTTTAACTCATGGGCTATCACATGAGATCCAATCCGTGAATAATCCTCAGGAGTGaagtaaaaatattcaaaaccaTCCTGTGGATTTGACTCATTAAACCAGCCAACTTTAAAGCAAGATTTTACCTCATCCTCCATAACAATACGGGAACCTGAAGTTGCTGCCAAATAAATAAGCGGTAATTTATGAGAGCAAGCAAAGTTGGTTACTGCCATAAAAAATGCATTCTCTTCGGGCCCAAATGAACCACTTTTGTAGTTTACATCATTAGATATGACAATAATGGTCCTCCCTGAAGGAAATTCTGGTGTTGACATTTCCATGCGCCAGGCAACTAAGCCAATATCATTCAACCCAGGCTTTCGCTTTACGAAAACAAGCGGAGAACACCAGACAGCGTTTCTGTCAGCAAAGATAAATTCCTCGGCTCTTAAGATTGTTTTATCCGTAGGCTTTTTTATTCCAGGATGCTGGATCCATAATTTGGCCAAAGCTGCCTCAAATGCCTGAAAATATAGCTCTCAAGATCAATGAATTTATCTAAAGATCTGTTCTATGAATATTAGTTTAGTATATACCGATGGAAAATCGTAACAATAGGTTGTCCCATATTTCCAGGCAATCAGACGTTTCTGGTCCATCATTCCCAGTGGCTTATATTGTGCATTCACAGGCAAACAATGTAAGGGACCCCGTCCAGAAGTTGAATAATAAACCATGTTCTTGTTGCTGGCATCCTTAACTTCCCTGTAGATCTGAGAGTTCGAATAAGAAATGTTAATACAATCACAAAATTCAATCCACTGATTTCTAAACGAGTGAAGTCCATAAAGTTGGACAAATCCTATAAATAATACAATCTAATCCGACTTACATGCACAATGCAAGCTTGACCAGTTATATCCGTGACCACAACTCTCCAAGCCCCATTGGCTTCTCCTTCAGATGATATCCAAAGCTTAACTTCCCACTCACGAACACCTAAACTATACATTTTAAAACCAATTGATGCATTAATCTCATTTGCCATCTCATCCAAGATTTTCTCAACAGCAGGTTCTTCTTGCAATCCCACCATCTGCTCTCTTCTGGAAATGACATACATGCAAGACTATCTAAAACTTTCAAAGGATTGGCCCCACAATTTTTGTGGATAGAAAGAAGAAAAGAATAAATCACTAGACAAAGCTTACTTGTGATTGGATAAAACATCATCCACTTTTTGCTCCAGCAAGATACAAAGGTAAATTTGAGCATGGTCAGATCTGGcggaagaatcaaggaaactgaGTTCAAGTGCATCTATTGCAGACATTAAGGACCTCAAAATACTCCTTGAAGTAGAGGACAAAGTTGACAAAGATTGTATAATTCCAGCCTGATCCTCAGTTGATAGTGGTTGTCTCACAAGTCCTCTGAGAAACATTCTCTTTATAGGAAGTCGCTTGTCTCGAACGGTATACAGGTGCCAGAGTTTATCTCGAGATGGTGTATAATGTAAATTACCAAACCCCCTGACTTTGTCCTGTTGACAGTAAGCTAATGTTTTTAGGGaaaacaataaaagaatatAGTCAACAAAACTGAAGatgaattaaatattttcaaaccaGCTCAAGGTATGAGGATAGAGGGGGGTCCAGATGGCGCAATATAGGTTCCTCCACATATTCAAGTTTTTCTGCTGACCAATGAAATGAGTGCCTCATAATTCCCTGGACGTCATCTATCTGTATTATAGAGCTGATGACCCTCACTCCTGCATTTTGAAGACACGAGCTTATTTCGCCCTCCTTTAATATTTTTGTCAATTCCTTGATTCTATCTTGAGCCTGAGCTTCATAACCACTACAAGAAGGAAAACATAATAAGGTACAGAATGAAGAACCACTACATAGGCACTTCATAACTGCATGTCAACTCAAAAACCAAATACAATCAAATTAATAGggatcatatcaagaataaagaAAGAAAGTTCAAGAATACGAGAGGAACAGTGTCGGGAATGGCTTCAcatcttaacataaaaatataactcaataaaatataaatttatagacACTATTATTACACCAGGAATCCCTTTGCAAGCTCAAAAGAATTTTTTATTAGTCTAGTAAAGAAAACCAACAAGTTGGTAAGATACCTTTGATGGAGTGAACTCATTTGGTTGTTGGTGCCTAACAATGCAATGTGCATTATATTATCACAAATAGTTGGATGACCGGACCCAAAGGGAAGTAACGCTTTCAAGTTATCGGTTACTTCACTCAACGCAGCAGTTAACGTTGTAGGAAAAAACTCTGGAGATTTTACGACAACCATCGCCGCACACTTCCTCTCACTGTGTTTCCCAACAAATGATTCATCCAAGACTTCATCTTCACACCCATTCTTTCTCTCAGCATGCTTTTCCAAGAACTCCCAAGACGCTACAAGTCCCGAGTTGAGCCGTTTCATTCTCATACTTCCTCTTACAAAAAAGGGCTGATGATGGATGTTAAACGTCAGGCTAGGAATATAACACAGCTAGTATAACAGATAATTTCAAGACTACAACACCATTACCTGGTATAATCTGCGTATATAAATCTCAACAGCCCGTTGCTGAAGGGCGTGATCGGTGTGAGCAAATAGACCAAAAATTGCATCTTCGACGGACAAAGGAGCATTCACAATAGCTTCCATTTGTTCAATTATGGAACCTTTACATTTTAGCCTATCGACGTTTTCACTGTCTTCGATAGACGTTTCTGATTCTGAAAGACTTCCAATTATACTGGAACGAAGTTCACTGCACCTTATCTGGCCTAGCAATTTATTTGACTTTATTGCTAACTGCACAGACACATTGAGCTCAGACAACCATCGGATAAGAAAAAGCTAAATTAAAGCGAATAACCATTAAAGACAAATATTGGCTACGGAATCATTGGTAAGCTTCTTTAAAGAAAGTTCACATGAAGACGTTAAGTTCTGACCAATCATAAAAAAGAGCACGGTATTCTAAATAGAATTCCTAACCTCATAATAGTTGGCGTTGTTGAGTGCAGAAAGGCGGATTAGTTGATCCCGGTACATGGTGGGATTATAATACACAAGTCGCTCGAGGAGAGATAGTATCAGCTTATTTTTGTTCCCAATGCCCTGAAAAAGTACGAACAAATTTTCAAGAGAAGTTCCTGTTCgagaatttttctaaaaaaaacagATGAGAAACTTAGTGTATATTAATCTGAATATACCTGGTGAGAGAGTACCAAGTCTACAACTTTCCGGAGATCCTTTTTATGTAAATGTCTTAAGCGTTCACTCACATCTACCTGAAATGTAAACATTCGCATTTTCATAATTCAGAATTTTgtcatcaggaaaaaaataGAGGAATTAAAAAGTGAAAAGATAAAGCATTTAAACAGTGCAATATGAAAAACAATGACAGCTTCATTCCAAGTGTTCGCCAAAAAATGATGACCTAACTGTAACATCTATGTAAAACTAAATTTACTTCGTGAAAAAAAGTACCTGTGTATCATCGCCAAAGAGTTCTTCGACGGATAAATACTCATGAAAAAGGCCCTGAACTATGAGACAAGCATGGCTCTTCAATCCTCCCTCGTAAGACTTGACAAGACTCACCAGAGGCTCAACTACTCGTTCTCGGGCCCCTTTCTCTTTATAAAGGCAGGAGTTTAAATGGTCCTGAAGTAGTGTCAAACAAAGATAATTTTTCCCTTATTTTGTATGGAAACAGAACAGGCAATTATCAAAAGAGACAGACTTACATCAATAATTCCATGCAAAACTTTTGCGGGAAAGTCGACATTTTGCTCTTTGGAGAACCCTTTACAATCCATGAGTTTTGATTCTAACTGAAAAGTTATCGTCCAAGGTAACATTTCAGATGACAAAGTAAGAGCACAAATTCCATTGTTTGAGAACTAAAACTATTGAATCCATTATCTGTACAACCTCATATCTAAGGTCCTTGGGTAGTCTATTTGCCAGTACAGAGAAGCATTCTTGCCACTGGAGAAAAGGTAGCTCAGGATTGTCAAGGAAACTAATCAAGTTTTCAACAACCTGAAACAGAAGTCAAGTGTAGTCAATACAAGAATTGTTTTGACTAACCAGAGTATCCAggacagttttatgcattcaagCATTTAAATTAAATGCATCATGTATTTAAGAATAGCAAATTCTGTTctgaaatatataattattaattgcCAAGTGAACATACTTCATCAATGTTATGCTCGTATCCAGCAAGAACCATACGGGCTGCATTCAAACTTGCAGCAAATTGTTGATGAAGTTTACCAGATATGCCAATTGGTGGTCTCAGAACAGGAAAGCTGCCACGGAACCGTTTTACTGTCTTTACGGCTGATGGGTCATCTAATTCAAGTCTAGCTATAAGCTCGTCAGCCTAGAAAATTATTTGTATCAATTGCTTAGTCATGTAGCAAGGCCATACATCTCATTTAAAATGTCTACCTGAATTATTTGACCTTCCAACATCTTAAATTGGATATTTCCAGAAGCCGGAGAAACAAGAGGCATACACATCTTCATTACTTCAACCTCTGCATAAGGTGTTCCAGCATTAACGTGGCTACCATTTTCAACCAGATACCTAAGTAGCTTGCATGGTGTGTCCGACAACAATTTGGATGGATCGTGATCATTCTGAATGTACAGAAGATGGATTAATCTCTACCAACAAATTTACTTATATTTTATCAAGGAAGAATAGAAGGCACCTGAAGCAAACAAGAGCTCCCATCAATAAGAAGGCGTGTTCCAGCCACTCCCTCCTCTGCATGTATAATATGACTGTATCCATCAACCTGTCACATTAATCAATTATATAGATAAATTACTGCTTAAATGTCACATAACCATAAAGACCATCTGATCTAGTCATCTAACAGAagtgaaaagaaataaaatattgaacAATCTCGTCAGGATTCCTGAAAGGACCAGGCAGAGGAACAGCTTGCCTGCATTAATAGACTTCCATCAGTAAGACTATGTACTTCTGCTTCAATTTCTGAATCATTCATCCCCAATTGGTAGCTTCCAGGTCCTTTCCTCAACACATTAATCTAAATCAGGAAAAAAACAGAGATATATTCATTAAAAAGTGGATTACAAAATGAGAGCTATCACATTCCTAGTATCAAAGGTTTAGAATAAGCGTTGCATGCAGTTTTGTGCCTGAACATAGGTGCACTTACGGTATATTCAACTCCTTCTATATTTAAAGAAACTTGATAATTCACCACTGAGATGTGCTGCAAAGAGGAGCCGTCATTTATTGACAAGTTACTGAAACCAAGAGTAAAATTCAATTGACATCGTAAGATCAAATACCTTTGGTGGAATCTGTCCTTTTTCAAGATAATCAACGTATTCGGAAACCACAGCTGCACTACTAGAAGAGGCTTTCTGATTTAATGAACACGGTCATAGAGTTTTATAAGTGTGGCAACACATGgagataaaaattaaagatttcaGAAACTTAAAAATACCGCATGCTAGCAAACTCACGCAAAGTGCTCCACCGGCCACTAATATATACCAAGGGAGCCTTTCTGCTCTGACCCTCATTGCAATTCTGTTATCTAGCCATCCtgtatgtattttatttttcttgtagtcTGAAGCCTGTAGAGAAGTTCGACAAATGCCAAGTTTTATTTACAGAAACCAGAGTATAGTCAAAAAGGGTCGCATGCGGTTTTGATAACCAAGGTACTGAGTTTCTCACCTGTAAAAGATCGACAATGTAGTCAATATTTGTACAGATTTCTCCTCTTATTTGACTTTCTTTCAGCCCAAGAACCATGTCAGCAATGGCCGCTGCTCTAGACTCCCCAAAAGAAAATATGTGCCCTGAGGTCAAATAAAAAATCAGTTCATCATTTTGTAGATGAATCTCCAATAATTGAAATAATTGGTCGATGCGCTTTGAAAACTTTCCTGAATCATCATGACTCACCcctgatttaaaaaaaaactgaaattttattttgtaattttttagaATCGCAAGTTTTGCCCAATTGAATCCATTAGTTACCTCCTTTCACTCACCTTCATCCTATCTCGCCTCCCTCTTTCAGTTCCCTAGATCTAACATTGCCCCtcaaaaaatttatcaaaatttacgCGTAGTTTCTCGACAAACTGAAAATTTTACATGCACATACAAAAATGCGTGCCTGCACACAGGAACTTATGAATCTATGATGTATAAAATTGTCCTTTTTTTTCAGATTTCAGATGACGACAATAAACTAAAAACTTCTTCCTGAGAATAAATCTGAAAAAAATATGTTAGTCAACAAAATGAATAAACTCGGGCAAGAACAAGTCTAGAACTTGGAATTTCTACAGTCGTGCGCTTTTGGCATCAATTGTGTAAATTACTATGCATCAATTTCAGGTGCCAGAGCACCCATTTAAGGACTAAAAGTCGCAGGGCAGGAGTTCATTTATTTTACGAAATAAAAGACAAAAAATAATGCCATCTCGCAATGTCAATTATCACTTGCTAAGTGTTAAGAGTCATTAAGTGTTCGCATACCAAATTGAGAATCCGAAAATTCATGAATGCCTCCACCAGGCTGTGAGCAAGAAGAAACTAATGAAAATCAGATTCGATTTCAGAATTTTCTGACAGAAATAAATTTCTGCATGCATATACGTACCTTCACAGAAAAGTATGCCCACACATTTGGCTTGCTTTTGAAACTCAGCTCCTGCTCAAAGTAATTGAAATTGCTCAAAATTATCATGAGAATTCAAGATAAAACAGGTCAAAATGCCAATAAAATCTCATAGGTTGTAGCCTCCATCATCAATATCTTAAATCAAGTCCCGTAACTTGATTACACCTTAGTTGCAAGTTAGAATTTAGCAAGTTTCTCTCCGGTGTTGATGCTAATTTGgggtaaaaatatatatatatatatatatatccccaAGGCCACTGCCCTCCATTCTAGAAACACAGGGGATCCATTTCAACCTTAAACCTTATGATCCTTTaaatcttcattcaaaaaatattatcttcACGGTGAATCACATAGACAGCATTCTGAAACCATTTTTCCTTGGACACGGATCCTCTGCTGTGCAGAGCGTTTTGTGCTGTTCTATTTTATTTGTTTCGATTGGGCTTGGTTTCAATTGGGTTTGCAAAACACAACTCAAATTATATtactattaaaattaaaaaatcaaaaaaaataattcaataataaataattgagtaattttatttaaaaaattaaactagaaaattttaattaaagtataaatttttaattatatatatatatatattaaattataattaaatttatgttataGGAAATAAtgtatataatttatttctattaagttaaattaattatttaaaa
Protein-coding sequences here:
- the LOC142555799 gene encoding acetyl-CoA carboxylase 1-like — translated: MVTEVQEFCIALKGKKAIHSILIANNGMAAIKFIRSIRSWAYETFGAEKAMFLVAMATPEDMKMNAEHIRAADQFVSVPGGTNNNNYANVHLIVEIAEMMRVDAVWPGWGHASENPELPNALGEKGIIFLGPPASSMAALGDKIGSSLIAQAAQIPTVPWSGSHVKIPQGSSLLTIPEVIYQKASVHTEEEAIAGCRNVGYPAMIKASWGGGGKGIRKVHNDGEVKASFKQVQDEVPGSPIFIMKVAPESRHLEVQLLCDQHGNVAAVHSRDCSVQRRHQKIIEEGPITAAPVETVKELEQAARRLAKTVNYVGAATVEYLYSMETGEYYFLELNPRLQVEHPVTEWIAQVNLPAAQVAIGMGIPLWKIPEIRRFYGKENGGDYNSWRETANVSTPFDFDKAESIRPKGHCVAVRVTSEDPNDAFKPTTGIIQELSFKSKPNVWAYFSVKPGGGIHEFSDSQFGHIFSFGESRAAAIADMVLGLKESQIRGEICTNIDYIVDLLQASDYKKNKIHTGWLDNRIAMRVRAERLPWYILVAGGALCKASSSSAAVVSEYVDYLEKGQIPPKHISVVNYQVSLNIEGVEYTINVLRKGPGSYQLGMNDSEIEAEVHSLTDGSLLMQVDGYSHIIHAEEGVAGTRLLIDGSSCLLQNDHDPSKLLSDTPCKLLRYLVENGSHVNAGTPYAEVEVMKMCMPLVSPASGNIQFKMLEGQIIQADELIARLELDDPSAVKTVKRFRGSFPVLRPPIGISGKLHQQFAASLNAARMVLAGYEHNIDEVVENLISFLDNPELPFLQWQECFSVLANRLPKDLRYELESKLMDCKGFSKEQNVDFPAKVLHGIIDDHLNSCLYKEKGARERVVEPLVSLVKSYEGGLKSHACLIVQGLFHEYLSVEELFGDDTQVDVSERLRHLHKKDLRKVVDLVLSHQGIGNKNKLILSLLERLVYYNPTMYRDQLIRLSALNNANYYELAIKSNKLLGQIRCSELRSSIIGSLSESETSIEDSENVDRLKCKGSIIEQMEAIVNAPLSVEDAIFGLFAHTDHALQQRAVEIYIRRLYQPFFVRGSMRMKRLNSGLVASWEFLEKHAERKNGCEDEVLDESFVGKHSERKCAAMVVVKSPEFFPTTLTAALSEVTDNLKALLPFGSGHPTICDNIMHIALLGTNNQMSSLHQSGYEAQAQDRIKELTKILKEGEISSCLQNAGVRVISSIIQIDDVQGIMRHSFHWSAEKLEYVEEPILRHLDPPLSSYLELDKVRGFGNLHYTPSRDKLWHLYTVRDKRLPIKRMFLRGLVRQPLSTEDQAGIIQSLSTLSSTSRSILRSLMSAIDALELSFLDSSARSDHAQIYLCILLEQKVDDVLSNHKREQMVGLQEEPAVEKILDEMANEINASIGFKMYSLGVREWEVKLWISSEGEANGAWRVVVTDITGQACIVHIYREVKDASNKNMVYYSTSGRGPLHCLPVNAQYKPLGMMDQKRLIAWKYGTTYCYDFPSAFEAALAKLWIQHPGIKKPTDKTILRAEEFIFADRNAVWCSPLVFVKRKPGLNDIGLVAWRMEMSTPEFPSGRTIIVISNDVNYKSGSFGPEENAFFMAVTNFACSHKLPLIYLAATSGSRIVMEDEVKSCFKVGWFNESNPQDGFEYFYFTPEDYSRIGSHVIAHELKLPNGEIRWVIETILGKVDSDAMMKEGNLIADVINGTGAIARAYLKAYEETFTLTYVTGTTVGIGAYLARFGIRCIQRNDKPIILTGFSALNKLLKREVYSSNMQLGGPKIMSTNGVVHLTVSDDVEGVSAILKWLSFVPPYSGGPLPSLTSSDPPERPVEYLPETSCDPTSAICGTMDANGKWLGGIFDKDSFIETQEGWARTVVTGRGKLGGIPVGIIAAETLTQMLVIPADPGQLDSCERVIPQAGQLWHPDSSTKAAQAILDFNHEGLPLFMLANWRGFSGGQKDLFEGIIQTGSEIVENLRNYRQPIFVYIPITGELRGGAWVTVDRNVNPDHVETYADGTAKGNILEPEGMIEIKFRTRDLLECMGRLDHKLMNLKLKCLEDGSSGTRETKEDLQKQIKSRENELLSVYTQVALKFADLHDTAATLANVGAIREVVEWTNSRSYFYKRLRRRTTENDMIKNVMDAAGNHIKYKSARDMIKSWFLNSKTVKNKDKPSWKDDEAFFSWKDDSRNYEGKLHDLRIQKHLLQLLDISNSPQDLSALPQSLDAFLEKVDPSIRDHLIDKLRRGSK